tcctagtAATCGTTgttttggctatgtcaccgcttttgctcagcccctcttatagcattgttagttgcaggtgaagatgaagtttgttcctggttggaacatggatattttgggctatcacaatatctcctatttaaattaatgcaccttatatacttggtaaagggtggaaggctcggccttatgcctggtaacttgttccactcttgccgccctagtttccgtcataccggtgttatgttccttgattttgcgttccttacacggttgggtgatttatgggacccccttgacagttcgctttgaataaaactcctccagcaaggcccaaccttggttttaccatttgccacctaagcctttttccctggggttttcgcgagcccgagggtcatctttattttaacccccccccccccgggccagtgctccttcgagtgttggtccgaaatgagtagactgcggggccacctcggggaaacttgagggctggttttactcgtaggatgtctcatccggtgtgccctgagaacgagatatgtgcagctcctatcgggatttgtctgcgcatcggcggctttgctggtcttgttttaccattgtcgaaatgttttgcgaaccgggattccgagactgatcgggtcttcccgggagaaggtttatccttcgttgaccgtgagagcttgtgatgggctgagttgggacatccctgcagggtatataatctttcgaaagtcgtgcccgcggttatgaggcagatgggaatttgttaatgtccggttgtagataacttgacacttgacctctttaaaatgcatcaactgtgtgtgtagctgtgatggtctcttctcggcggagtccgggaagtgaacacggtttgagttatgcttgacgtaagtagtttcaggatcacttcttgatcacttttagcttctcgaccgccgtgttgcttctcttctcgctctcacttgcgtatgttagccaccatatatgcttagtgcttgctgcagctccaccatattacccctttgcctacctatgagcttaaatagtcttgatctcgcgggtgtgagattgttgagtccccgtggctcacagattctaccaaaacagatgcaggtgtcgaGGATACTGGCACAGATggtgcaactgagctgaagtgggagtttgatgaggcccttggtcgttactatgtatcgtttccaaatgatcagtagaggagcccagtcggggcgatcggggatctagcatttggggttgtcttcttttcatttgaacttgaccgtagccggtctatgggtgtatttgaatgatgtatgatcttaattatgtattgtgtgaagtggcgattgtaagccaactctctttatcccattcttgttcattacatgggattgtgtgaagatgacccttcttgcgacaaaaccaccatgcggttatgcctctaagtcatgcttcgacacgtgggagatatagccgcatcgtgggtgttacaggaaTCCATCGCGCCGCCCGACCGGATGGCAGACCCAGCTGATGTGTCATTCGCTGAGTGGCCAGCCGCGGAATCTGGGGAAGGCGGCGTCTGCGGCGCCTCTAGATCCTCCTCGGGATCGCTTTCCGCACCAGAACTGTCAGGTTCAGAATCAGCAGGCGGATCCACCTCATGTCCTGCGCCTGGCTGAGCAGCGCCCTGTTGCTGCATAAAATCACGGTGGTTTGGGgctgcatttttttatttttgccaCCATTAGTAAGGCTATTACTACACAATTGATCATCAGCAATATTCTCACCCCCTTGATCAGTTGGGTTCAAGAGTTCTGGAGATAACAAAAGTATTTCAGAATGTAATCTTGCTCCGGCATTGGGATGTAGAGTAGAGAAAGGAAAGATATTTTCATCAAAAACTACATCCCTCGAAATATAAACACGTCCTGTAGAGATATCAAGACATCTGAAGCCTTTGTGAAGATTACTGTACCCAAGGAAGGCGCACTGTTTGGATCTAAATTGGAGTTTGTGCTTATTATATGGCCGAAGGTTAGGCCAACAAGCACAACCAAAGATTCTGAGGGCTGAGTAGTTGGGTTTTTCATGATATAATCGTTCAAGCGGGGTTTCAAAGTTGATAACTTTACTAGGTAAACGGTTGATCAAATATGTGGCAGCAATGAAGGCTTCATCCCAAAACTTGAGAGGCATGCAAGCTTGGGCAAGAAGAGATAAACCAACCTCAACTATGTGCCGGTGTTTACGTTCTGCTGAGCCATTTTGTTGATGAGCATAAGGACAAGAGACATGATGAGAGATGCCAATTtttgtgaagaaggagttgagTTTTTCATACTCCCCACCCCAGTCTGTTTGAAGAGCAAGGATTTTGCGATTGAACTGTCTTTCAACAAGGTTTTGAAAGTCATGAAATTTTTGGAAAACTTCAGACTTATGTTTAATGAGATAAATCCAAGAACTTGCTAAAGTCATCTATAAAGCTCACATAAAATTTTTTCCTTCCTACTGTTTCAACagcaggaccccaaacatcggAGAAGACAAGTTCTAAAGGAAACTTTGATTCATTTATTGACTTTGGATATGGTAGCTGGTGACTTTTGCCCTTTTGGCAAGCGTCACATACAAACTCATTGTTGAAAGAAATATCACATGGGAGGTTATTGTTGCTAACAATTTTCCTAACGATGACTGAAGAAGGATGACCTAAACGCCGGTGCCATCTATCTGAAGATATCTTGATGGCACTTAGCACTTGCTTCTTGGCGTTTCCCCCCACGTGTTTGATAGGATAGAGACCTCGTCTACCCTTGCCTCGAAGTAGAACCTTCCTCGTTCCCTGTTCCTTGACAAGAAAAAATCGAGGATGAATTTCAACGAAGGTGTTGTTGTCGGTGGCAAGCCGACTGGCTGAGATTAAGCTTTTATCAGCTTCAGGGACATGAAGAATTTTGTTTAGGTGAAGATCGCGATCAGGGGTGTGTATAGCTGAATAACCAACGTGTTGTATAGCCATACCTGAACCGGATGCAGTGTGGATCTGTTCACCGCCGGTGTACCTATCACGCACCGTCAGTTTCTCCAAGTCGCCGGTGATGTGGTCGGTGGCGCCGCTATCCAGGTACCAATTTGTGTCTACCCCATATTGAGGCGTCACCATATTGGCGGACTTCTCTTCTTCTCCCTGGTAAGACTCgtcgtagcgcttccagcacttCCAGGCCGGGTGGCCTGGCTTGCCACAGATCTGGCACACCACCTTGGGTGCAGAGGCGGAGTTGTTGTAGTTGCCCTTGCCACCTCCGCCGCGGCCGTTTTGCTTGGTGTAGGGACGGCCGCGATCACCACCAGAATTGCTGCTGCCTTGCCTGCCACGGCCGCGGTCACCGCCGCCACGACCACGCCCGCGCGTCGCCGCATTCGGCGAAGACTGCGATCCCCCATGGCAGAGGTTCATCCGTGTCTCGAAGCTGACGAGCTGCGAGTACAGCTCTGGCACGGTGACTGGCTCCACTCGGGAGCACATGGCGGAGACCACCGGGTCGAAGTCTTCTTCAAGCCCGGCCAGGATGTGGGAGACGACGTCCTCCTCGTCCACCCTCTTTCCTGCTGCGGCAAGTTCATCACAGAGAGTTCGGATCTTGCCAACATACTCGGTGATGGAGTTGTTTCCCTTCTGAAGATTGGCGAGGGCGATCCGGACATTCACTGTCGCGGCACGGGTCTGCGAGGCCAGCATCCCCTGAACCGTGTTCCATAGCTCCGCCGAGGTGTGGCAGGTGGCAACCTGAATTGCCATCTCACGGGGCAGCGTTGTCAGAAGATATGAGAAAACTTGCTGATCTTGTGCATACCAGGTTTGAAACTCCGGGTTGGgcgccttcttcttggtcttcccGTCGGAGTCCGTGACCTCCAGCTCCATGGGCGGCACTGGATGATCGACGTTGAGGTACTTCTGCATCTGAGCACCTCGGATGGCAGACAGAACCGTCGCCCGCCATAGCGCCTGGTTGCCCTTGGTGAGTTTCTCTGAGGCGACGTGAGCGaatggagaggatgggaaggtATTTGAAGATGTTGCCATGGATGAGCTCGAGaggggctctgattaccatgtaagaGTAAATAGGTTGCGGTAAACGTGTGCTTCGATAGCAGGGACGTATTCGTGTTATATAGGCAATACAGAATACATTGGGCGCAGGTTATTAGGAGTCTTTTCCCCTACTCCAAGCTACATAGGATGAGGATCAACTCAAACTAACAACCTGCAGATATACACGTACAACACACACCAATTACATCATCGTGACACATATGTCACGTTACACAACTAGCTTATCATCTAACAGTTTGCATATATACCTCCTCAAGCCTCTTCTTCTCGGCCTCATCAAAGGCAGCCTTCTCAGCCTGCAAGGCAGAGAGCCATTGACTTAGCTCTCTACATCAAACATCTAAAACGAAACAAAACTTAAACTGCTCGTGATAAGATGGCAtactgtaagacaataagttttggggaaccagcataaccctctaggggtggcttatctcattatatataatggttgtgttacaatatgtaccatatacgtacataggtacagaagctatacatagtctaacaccctccctcaatcttagccactttctaaagaactgagaagggtaagattgcgcctacaagcctcaaactgtggcagcggtaaaggcttagtgaagatgtctgcaagttgatccttagatgagataaacttgatctggagttgcttctgtgatacacgttcccgtacaaagtgatagtcaacttcaatgtgtttcattcgggcatgaaatactggatttgcagaaaggtatgtagcaccgatgctatcacaccaaagaataggaggctgtggttgagacaaacccaactcctgaagcaaagactgcacccaaataatctctgcagtagcattagccacagccttgtactcagcttcagtactgctacgtgacacagtagcctgtttccgagcactccaggcgatcaaattagagccaaagaatactgcataaccccccgtggatcgcctgtcatctgggctaccagcccaatctgcatcagagaaggccgaaaggacccgagaggaagtcggccgaatatgcataccaaatgtcagggtgaactgaacataacgaagaatgcgtttaacagcagcccaatgagtatctctgggagcctgaagatactgacaaaccctgttaacagcataagagatatctggtctcgtgatcgtcaagtactgaagtccaccaacaatgctcctgtactctgtggcatccgcaggagacaaaagctcaccatcaacagctgttatcttgtcggtagacgacatgggtgtggtggtcggtttgcacttcagcatgccagctttctgtaacaactccaaggagtacttcttctgcgtaaggacaagaccagtagcacgagaagtgacctcaactccaagaaagtagtgaagcttcccaagatctttgaccgcaaaatcagcaccaagagagcagacaagagcatcagcagcatactgagaagagctgacaaggataatatcatcgacatataccaaaagatacatagtgacttctgacttctgtagaagaaataacgaagtgtcagcagtagacggcacaaacccatgagcacgaagggcagaggcaaggcgggcatgccaggcacgaggagcttgcttcaaaccatatagtgctttggaaagacgacatatatagtcaggacgatcaggatcagagaaacctggcggctgtttcatataaacctcttcctcgaaaaatccatgtagaaaagcattctgcacatcaagttgacgaagtgaccaaccacgagaaacagcaatggagagaagaagccgaatagtggtaggcttgacgacaggactgaaggtgtcctcatagtcaagaccatgacgctgccgaaaaccgcgagcaacaagtcgcgctttgtaacgctcaatagatccatccgaatgcttcttcactttgaatacccattttgagtcaataacatttacccgtggtggtggaggaacgagagtccatgtcttgttacgaagaagagcatgaaactcctgctccatagcctctcgccaatgtggaatgcgcagggcagcctaaTATGAGCGAGGCTcggaagatggatccgcaacagcagcagccaaacaagcagccaaccaagcaaccgtaccatccttacgttccttaggtttgaaaatgccactgcgactgcgtgtatgtggtcgggacacaggaaccaccgaggtcgacggagcagcctgcaacgggctggaggacggcgacgttgacgagtcagccggtgacgaggagccagtcacggtagcctcggactcggttggcgaagaaggccgacccaccggcgaaaccggtaGAGCAGatgaagcagctggcgactccggcatcacagaccgggccgatggcgagctcggcatagtgggccgtggcacggccggtgtcgcgggccgatccgctgatgaaggcgacgtgaggacccgagccgcgggcgaagacggcgtgacgggccgagctgcaggcgaagacggcgtgacgggccgagccgcgggcgactcggcggccgctggcgaaacggaccgagcagtggagatgctcggcgcgacgggctcgtcgggtgaccatgcatgggcacacgaatcgatgccatgcaacatagggcgatcgacgtgcccaccagaagacgacgatgatgatggtgaatcctccaacagctccaaacgagctccacgtccggttcctgcaccatggttaggtaacagcaaaggagagtatgcaacatcatcaaattggtcagaagcaacagaggatgaatgcagggatggtggttcgacagtggacacaggaaggttggcaaagggaaaaacatgctcatcaaacacgacgtcccgagatatatagacacgattagtgggaacatgaagacatttgtaacctttatgaagagagctatagccaagaaaaacacacttcttagaacgaaactcaagcttgcgcttgttatatggacgaagatgcggccagcaagcacacccaaataccttgagaaaggtataatcaggttgttcattaaggagaacctcaatgggagtcttcatgtttaaaacacgagtaggagtacggttgatgagaaagcatgcagtggtgaaagcatcactccaaaaccgaaacggaacagatgcatgggccaaaagagtaagaccagcttcaacaatatgacgatgcttacgttcgactgaaccattctgctgatgtgtatgtggacatgctaaacgatgagctatcccaagcgactgaaagaaagagttgaggttgcgatactcgcccccccagtctgactggacatgaacaattttgtgcttgagaagacgttcaacatgtttttgaaactgaacaaaaatatcaaacacatcagatttgcgtttaataaggtaaagccaggtaaagcgactataagcatcaacgaaactgatatagtaattatgaccactgacagaagtctgagcaggaccccatacatctgaaaacacaagttctaaaggatgtttcacctcacgactggactccgaaaaaggaagttgatgactcttcccctgctgacaagcatcacacactgctatatctttatgactagacaaactaggaagctcatgacgacgcaaaatatgacggacaataggtgtggccgggtgaccaagacgagcatgccactgtgacggagagacccgaactccactgaaaacacgagcgacaccaggatgctacagacggtagaggccctggcacaaccgcccactaagaagaatgtccctcgtgccccgatccttaataaaaagatcaaaagggtgaaattcacaaagcacattattatcacgtgtgagtttaggaactgaaagaagattacgggtcatagatggaactcgaagaacattgcgaagctgaagactcctattggcatgtctagtgagaagagatgcttgaccaatatgagagatgtgcatacctgctccattggcggtgtggatcttgtcggagccatgatagggttcacgagtgtgaagcttccccatctcgctagttagatgctctgtcgccccagagtccatgtaccagtgtggatcgatggagtaggactgagtgtgtccctgttgcttctgcggcgcgggacgatcagccatggcgacctgacgggcattgttgcgtgtatctttgccgtcattgccaagaccaaggaagcttcgctggaagcgcttatgacacttggaggcccagtgcccatcgcggccacaaagctgacacacacgtggaccgccagcccccggtaaggtcgcagtaggtgggggggccgaggcgggcgacggtggcagccccaagggagaccggggtgatgaagaagagcggccacccttggtggcggcgttggacGAGAGGGaaccagtgcccctggtgcggcgagtctcgacccgttgctcagtgagaaggagccgagagaaaacctcgtgtgccagcatgggtgtcgatcgttgatgatctcgactaaggcatcatactcctcatcaagaccattgacaataaacgagttgaactcggagtcggtgaggggctgtccaatggaggccaatgtgtcggcgaggcccttgaccttgttgtagaactcagtggcagtggagtcaagcttctgacactctccaagctgacgacggagtgcagagacacgagcctgggactgcgctgcaaaggtgcgctcaaggatggtccaggcctcatgagacgtcttcgcgaagacaacaaggccggcaactgccggcgagagcgacccctggatggaggagaggttcgcctggtcctgctccgtccagacgcgatgggccggattgtagaccggaccgtgcacgctgtctaccagcgcgggtgggcagggaagcgatccgtcgacgtagcctagcaggtagtgactccccaagagcgggagaacctgcgcacgccagaagatgtagttgtcggcggagagcttgatggtgatgagatgaccgaagtgaaacggcggcggcgaagacaatcccatcgaggaggctgcctggggtgcaaacaccatggaggcagccggaggcaccgaagccgatgcgggaggaggcgggaccgcagccagggcgggcgccgcaaagctcgcggccggtgcggacgccgcaaggcccgcggccggggcagacgccgccaaccccgccagcggggcagtgtgatccgcttgcggcaggagcggcgggacgacgcctgcggagtccgcagcggacggcggcgccgcggtgtggaccacgaggtcacgcccaagcgagggtgccggcggcgtggagaagacggagccgatgctccttgtcccgatcggagccggaacagagacggcatcgagcgggaggttgagcagagccgcaagagaggccgggaggaagcccgcagcagtggaaccggtggtggcggcgctcgacatggcggcggcgcgatcggtggcgcggcggcggcggtgaaggcggcggcggctgcggcggcggtgcgggtattagggtttagaagcggaagcgatcgtaacctagcgtgataccatgtaagacaataagttttggggaaccagcacaaccctcaggggtggcttatctcattatatataatggttgtgttacaatatgtaccatatacgtacataggtacagaagctatacatagtctaacacatACATCCTTGTGCTTGCCCCAGGTCTCCTCCGCGAACTTCTTGGCGTACTCGGGGTCATCAGTGATCAGGATGTTGTCGAACAGAGTTCCTGATTTAACCTAGTGCCGGTCCAAGGAGAAATCAATATCAGTGGTCCCAACAAAAGCTTCACAATGTGCTATGCTAACCATGCTTCACAGAACTTGTGAAGCACTAACCTGCCACAGCTCAATGGCAATGTGCTTCAGGCTGTCAAAAGCGTAGATGTAAGGATCATCCTTGTACTCTGCACGAACAAAGGAAAAGAAGATCATATGAGCTTTGATGTTTCACTGAATTAGTTGAGCAAAAAAGATAACTACACAGCAGTTAATCTGAATGTACAACAGTGGGCAAGCTCAGCTTACCTGGGTTGTCGATCAAAGGTGCCTTCCATTTGCCCTTGAAATTAGGGTTCTTGATTTTCTGAATACAGTCTCATGTCAGAACTTGTAAAGCACATTGCTACCTGTCTAGAACAATTAAGTAACTAGTCATGCTATCATATAGTTATACCTTTTGGATCCATGGTCCCTTGTACTCATGATTTGGGATGGTTGGAGCTGTCCATTCACCATCTTCCTCATCATCCCAGTCCTCAGGCTGCCATATATGTAATATTGACCAATGTGAGAAATTGCATACATGAGGCAACAGAGCATAAAGTAAAACTGTTTTAAGAATGGGGAAATGTGCACCTTCGTTGCATCAGGTTCAGTGATTTCCTTGGGAATGTCATCATGGCCCTGCAAACAATCtgaaagaagaacggcaatcaaCCCATGCGGCAGGTAAGCATCAATCATCGCATCATGCACCATGCATCAATCATGGCCGTGGGCACTGCGGGTCATCGGCCACCTGCACCACCTGGCCAGTGTCCTCCCGCACCGTGCTCACGCCACAGCCCGCTCATGATGCTTCGCCTCGGCAAGCTCGATGCGGTCGTCCCCTGAcgacacacgcaagatcatgaagGCCCACGACGCGTCCTTCGCGTCGTCCAGGCCTCTGACATTCATGCGGCAGAAGGCGCAAGGCGATGCAGAGGGCCTCGTCGTCGTGTCCTACCGTGACGCATGGCGGCAACTTTGCAAGATATCCCCCGTCGAGATTGCCCTCCGCTCCGCCCACGTCCAGTCCAGTCCTTCACCCTGCCCGCGAGGAGGAACTCAGCCACCTCCTCTACTCCGTCTCGGCGGCGTCGGCCTCGTCTTCGGCGGAGAACCTCACTGAGCACACATAGGCCTACGTCACGGACTACATGTGCGCGCCATCGTCGGGGCCGGTTCAAGCGCAGGACACGTACTGGAGGAGAGAAGGGAGCCGAGGCATGAGTAGTCCCTTGGTCTTGACGGCATCAGCAAGCGCAGGCCGGTGGTCGGCGTCCATGACGGCGGCGGCGCTGCGTGCAAGGCGCCCGCCGCTAGGTAGAGAAAGAATGGGGCTACTTCCAGCTCCAGGTGGACCTAGGGCATGGTCGACGCGGCGAAGT
Above is a window of Triticum aestivum cultivar Chinese Spring chromosome 6B, IWGSC CS RefSeq v2.1, whole genome shotgun sequence DNA encoding:
- the LOC123133713 gene encoding calreticulin-like, translating into MVHDAMIDAYLPHGLIAVLLSDCLQGHDDIPKEITEPDATKPEDWDDEEDGEWTAPTIPNHEYKGPWIQKKIKNPNFKGKWKAPLIDNPEYKDDPYIYAFDSLKHIAIELWQVKSGTLFDNILITDDPEYAKKFAEETWGKHKDAEKAAFDEAEKKRLEEESANAKSEDNDDAADEDDGKAAGAGDEENKDASGDEKVEEISKDASSSSDKKDEL